From the Maioricimonas rarisocia genome, one window contains:
- a CDS encoding DUF1501 domain-containing protein has protein sequence MSSHQTPAAGSQTCGSSEHTLHRRLFLQGSMAAGCASVASYAGLFSIPALAEQTRREGRKCILLWLCGAPSQFETWDPKPGTATGGPFSAIDTTLPGIHVSQLMPRCATIMDKLAVIRSMKTEPSEHFQAIDLMTRGEKPRPPFTRPLLGSVVAEQLGQLDSPVPQFVLLDPCPEGNEFKAFKAGNWAGWLGAEYGPVRAGGEYSIPDILRPETISETDHSDREALRRFFSRKYENEQRSEAAASYNAAFERVKGLMSCAPLFDLEQLPEADRQRYGPGAFAQHALQARHLIENGSTFVMVANGMPWDNHVFQHEMHQMLVPELDNVLYQLVTDLEERGLLDDTLVIAMGEFGRTPWLNEARGRDHYPKAWSMAMAGGGIRGGVVHGATDELGKDVSDDPVDNRSLFATIFTALGISPDESYDLPDLPTFFRVEGDATPLADLLV, from the coding sequence ATGAGCAGTCACCAGACCCCGGCCGCTGGCTCGCAGACCTGCGGCAGCTCCGAGCATACGCTGCATCGCCGGTTGTTTCTGCAGGGCTCGATGGCCGCCGGATGTGCGTCGGTCGCCAGCTATGCCGGTCTGTTTTCGATTCCGGCTCTTGCCGAGCAGACGCGCCGTGAAGGCAGGAAGTGCATCCTGCTCTGGCTGTGCGGTGCACCGAGCCAGTTCGAGACGTGGGATCCCAAACCGGGGACTGCGACGGGCGGCCCCTTCTCGGCCATCGACACCACCCTGCCCGGCATCCACGTCAGCCAGTTGATGCCGCGGTGTGCGACGATCATGGACAAGCTGGCCGTGATCCGCTCGATGAAGACCGAACCGAGCGAGCACTTCCAGGCCATCGACCTGATGACGCGAGGAGAGAAGCCGCGTCCTCCCTTCACCCGTCCCCTCCTCGGTTCCGTCGTCGCCGAACAGTTGGGACAGCTCGACAGCCCGGTGCCGCAGTTCGTGCTGCTCGATCCCTGTCCGGAAGGAAACGAGTTCAAGGCGTTCAAGGCGGGGAACTGGGCCGGCTGGCTCGGAGCCGAGTACGGACCCGTTAGAGCCGGCGGCGAGTACTCGATCCCCGACATCCTCAGGCCCGAGACCATCAGCGAAACCGATCACTCCGACCGCGAAGCACTCAGGCGGTTCTTCAGTCGCAAGTACGAAAACGAGCAGCGGAGCGAAGCGGCCGCGTCGTATAACGCCGCGTTCGAACGAGTGAAGGGGCTGATGAGCTGTGCTCCCCTGTTCGACCTCGAGCAGTTGCCCGAAGCGGACCGGCAACGGTACGGCCCCGGGGCGTTCGCCCAGCATGCTCTGCAGGCACGGCACCTGATCGAGAACGGTTCGACGTTTGTGATGGTCGCCAACGGCATGCCGTGGGACAACCACGTCTTCCAGCACGAGATGCATCAGATGCTCGTGCCCGAGCTGGACAACGTCCTGTATCAGCTGGTGACCGATCTCGAAGAACGTGGGCTGCTCGACGACACACTCGTCATCGCGATGGGAGAGTTCGGGCGCACCCCATGGCTGAACGAGGCTCGTGGACGCGATCACTACCCGAAAGCCTGGAGCATGGCGATGGCGGGTGGAGGAATTCGGGGCGGCGTGGTTCACGGCGCGACTGACGAACTCGGCAAGGATGTGTCTGACGACCCGGTCGACAACCGCTCGCTGTTCGCAACGATCTTCACGGCCCTGGGGATCAGTCCCGACGAAAGCTACGACCTGCCCGATCTCCCGACGTTCTTCCGCGTCGAAGGGGATGCCACGCCACTGGCCGACCTGCTCGTCTGA
- a CDS encoding EF-hand domain-containing protein yields the protein MIQRLALAWLLVFAASNLVIAQDASTVDVEPEDAGDPVAGLVRTLHERIQSAQTFPQSVEEWEATPPEGLPASVPLATERWDRNDDGEIDGSELLRGLEIAFGVRRPDGGLARREDGRIFYGRLFDSIDRNSDRRLSAAEYNAWRQSAAEETPALDEVDANENGVVNLPEIDRAELFLVDPADEFERWDADGSGSLSAQELASGARDHERNIARHTLPGFDTDNNGEIELSEFVASPLAELNRAWNDPVRDLDGDGRASLEEFYTQAILYQSGLAAVFFDKLDTDDDGYLSTDEFALHLDLEQISSTVAFRYLDTNGDQILTSREMFPQRASENQSPVYPWTDSIIAAADRNGNASIDFNEYEASPDLARAIVDERWARDVERDYLNRDADGDGRLSIEEFVASVGTGSRPRLARDATVLDADGDGHLSLGEYLCMPFLGQPLRRHQVFDPLFQECEAAISAMEQSQADQDANGDGQLQREEWNAAFEDAWFADRFEAFDADNDGAVSPDEIRSGWETTYGVRVGGVLLRRPTGHQFNWRYVMKGWDRSRDGVISREEFARVASRDKYVGSREFSALDANGDGQLTVDELASDERFLWIDVLHTFLGLDADLNGELSLKELELKLPVWQKPYLPMIFPGFDLDANEQLSFSEFRGCPFGNSVLAWDQLRPGVTTDGQITLAEFHPLDEWAFLGMTKLFFDRMDQDNDGALELLELDVDWGPIAPEIVLTSLDANSDGKLTELEAFGAVERRSGVALPDGMDAFADFDADGDGTIALDEVADPEALATAVRSEHWLRQTVLPEWTGRDSDQDGRLTETEFLAGLPKANADSSRYDFVLFDSDADEQLTLAEFAALRSYDRGLPYFAVTDPVVELVNELLKSALKEGASEASVAEVSRVISPEHPVLSVGRIGRWDINRDGGLSHEELLSALERVFGVRAQTGERIRTRDGHVLYARSMRAWDRSGNRIVERAEFIKGVGKPTSAGTFDAADANGDHQLSVEEARAVPFLWKDVVVEFRRFDTNRDAVISPEELTAGARPWEAKTAQLLFPAFDVDQNGSLSFREFRMTPLANPFAFWERVRHDKDYDGQLSIEEFHADESDWLIGLSGLFAARLDTDGDGALSSEEIEFRIDIRHAPAAVVFATLDVDGNGTLSLDEVLNKEKRAKHSSGHLNKIEDAFYAADRDQDALLSQEEFESPSHDIAAYASGRPVKKARGGRFPAGAAPAGGPAAVGSGATNWKFYGLVGANILILLVFAWVVLKPWGA from the coding sequence ATGATTCAACGACTTGCGCTCGCATGGCTGTTGGTGTTCGCTGCATCGAACTTGGTCATCGCACAGGATGCATCAACGGTCGACGTCGAACCGGAGGATGCCGGCGATCCCGTTGCCGGTCTCGTCCGCACGCTGCACGAACGGATTCAGTCCGCGCAGACGTTTCCGCAGTCGGTGGAGGAATGGGAAGCGACTCCTCCCGAAGGACTGCCTGCATCGGTCCCGCTGGCCACGGAGCGATGGGACCGCAACGACGACGGTGAGATCGACGGGAGCGAACTGCTCAGAGGGCTGGAGATCGCGTTTGGTGTGCGGCGCCCGGACGGCGGTCTGGCCCGCCGCGAGGACGGCCGCATCTTCTATGGTCGGCTGTTCGATTCGATCGACAGGAACAGCGACCGGCGGCTCAGCGCGGCTGAGTACAACGCCTGGCGACAGAGCGCTGCAGAAGAGACGCCCGCTCTCGATGAGGTCGATGCCAACGAAAACGGGGTGGTCAACCTGCCGGAGATCGACCGGGCGGAACTGTTTCTCGTGGATCCGGCCGACGAATTCGAGCGGTGGGATGCCGACGGGAGTGGCAGCCTCAGTGCGCAGGAACTGGCCAGCGGAGCCCGCGACCATGAACGGAACATCGCCCGGCACACTCTTCCCGGTTTCGACACCGACAACAACGGAGAGATCGAACTAAGCGAGTTCGTGGCGTCGCCACTCGCGGAATTGAACCGGGCATGGAACGATCCAGTGCGGGATCTCGATGGTGACGGCCGGGCCAGCCTGGAGGAATTCTATACGCAGGCGATTCTGTATCAGTCGGGGCTGGCAGCGGTCTTCTTCGACAAGCTGGACACAGACGATGACGGGTACCTGTCGACGGACGAGTTTGCGCTCCATCTGGATCTCGAGCAGATTTCGTCGACCGTCGCGTTTCGATACCTCGACACGAATGGCGACCAGATCCTCACGAGTCGGGAGATGTTTCCGCAGCGGGCCTCGGAGAATCAGTCGCCGGTCTACCCGTGGACCGACTCGATCATTGCCGCAGCAGACCGCAACGGGAATGCGTCGATCGACTTTAACGAGTACGAAGCATCGCCTGATCTGGCTCGGGCGATCGTGGACGAACGTTGGGCGCGCGACGTCGAACGGGACTATCTCAACCGGGATGCGGACGGCGACGGACGGCTCAGCATCGAGGAGTTTGTCGCGTCGGTGGGTACGGGCAGTCGGCCGCGACTTGCCCGGGATGCGACCGTGCTCGATGCGGACGGGGACGGGCACCTCTCGCTGGGCGAGTACCTCTGTATGCCTTTTCTGGGGCAGCCGCTTCGACGTCATCAGGTGTTCGATCCGCTGTTTCAGGAGTGCGAAGCAGCGATCTCCGCGATGGAGCAGTCGCAGGCCGACCAGGATGCCAACGGGGACGGGCAGCTTCAGCGTGAAGAGTGGAACGCCGCTTTCGAAGATGCGTGGTTTGCCGACCGGTTCGAGGCATTCGACGCGGACAATGATGGTGCCGTTTCGCCGGATGAAATTCGGAGCGGCTGGGAGACGACGTACGGTGTGCGGGTGGGGGGCGTTCTGCTGAGGCGTCCGACCGGGCACCAGTTCAACTGGCGGTACGTGATGAAGGGGTGGGACCGGAGCCGTGACGGCGTGATCTCTCGGGAGGAGTTCGCCCGGGTTGCTTCCCGCGACAAGTATGTCGGCAGCAGGGAGTTCTCGGCTCTCGACGCGAACGGCGACGGCCAACTGACAGTCGACGAGCTGGCGAGCGACGAACGGTTCTTGTGGATCGACGTGCTGCACACGTTTCTGGGGCTGGATGCCGATCTGAACGGCGAGCTGTCGTTGAAGGAGCTGGAACTGAAACTGCCCGTCTGGCAGAAACCGTACCTGCCAATGATCTTTCCCGGATTCGACCTCGACGCGAATGAGCAGCTCAGCTTTTCCGAGTTTCGCGGGTGTCCATTCGGGAATTCGGTCCTCGCCTGGGATCAGCTGCGGCCGGGCGTGACGACGGACGGTCAGATTACGCTGGCAGAGTTCCATCCCCTCGATGAATGGGCGTTCCTGGGGATGACGAAGCTCTTCTTCGATCGAATGGATCAGGACAACGACGGAGCCCTGGAGCTGCTTGAGCTCGATGTCGACTGGGGCCCGATCGCACCAGAGATCGTGCTGACGTCCCTCGATGCCAACAGCGACGGCAAGCTAACCGAATTGGAGGCCTTCGGCGCCGTTGAGCGACGGTCCGGCGTGGCGCTGCCGGACGGTATGGATGCGTTTGCGGACTTTGACGCCGACGGTGACGGTACGATTGCTCTGGACGAAGTGGCGGACCCGGAAGCTCTGGCCACTGCAGTCCGGTCCGAGCACTGGCTGCGTCAGACGGTCCTGCCTGAGTGGACCGGACGGGACAGCGATCAGGATGGCCGCCTGACCGAAACGGAATTCCTGGCGGGACTGCCGAAGGCGAACGCCGACAGCAGCCGGTACGACTTTGTGCTGTTCGACTCTGACGCCGATGAGCAGTTGACGCTGGCGGAGTTTGCGGCGCTCAGGTCGTACGACCGGGGCCTGCCATACTTTGCCGTTACCGATCCGGTGGTGGAACTCGTCAATGAACTGCTGAAGTCTGCGCTGAAGGAGGGGGCAAGCGAGGCGAGTGTGGCCGAGGTTTCGCGGGTCATATCGCCCGAGCATCCGGTTCTTTCCGTGGGGCGGATTGGTCGCTGGGACATCAACCGGGACGGCGGGCTGTCGCATGAAGAGCTTCTCAGTGCTCTCGAACGGGTGTTCGGGGTGCGGGCTCAAACCGGCGAACGGATCCGCACACGGGACGGGCACGTGCTGTATGCCCGAAGCATGCGCGCCTGGGACCGCAGCGGAAACCGGATCGTGGAGCGGGCGGAGTTCATCAAGGGGGTCGGCAAACCGACAAGTGCCGGCACCTTCGACGCGGCCGATGCGAACGGCGACCATCAGCTGTCGGTTGAAGAAGCGAGGGCGGTTCCCTTCCTGTGGAAGGATGTGGTCGTGGAGTTTCGGCGTTTTGACACGAACCGCGATGCCGTGATCTCGCCTGAAGAGCTGACGGCAGGCGCCCGACCGTGGGAAGCAAAGACGGCCCAGCTCCTCTTTCCTGCGTTCGATGTGGATCAGAACGGGAGTCTGTCGTTCCGCGAGTTCCGGATGACGCCGCTGGCCAATCCGTTCGCCTTCTGGGAACGGGTCCGGCACGACAAGGACTACGATGGCCAGCTCTCCATCGAGGAGTTTCACGCCGACGAGTCGGACTGGCTGATCGGACTGTCAGGGCTGTTTGCAGCAAGGCTGGATACAGACGGCGATGGAGCTCTCTCATCCGAGGAGATCGAGTTCCGCATCGACATCAGGCATGCTCCGGCCGCGGTCGTGTTTGCCACGCTGGATGTCGACGGAAATGGAACTCTGTCGCTCGACGAGGTGTTGAACAAGGAGAAGCGAGCGAAGCATTCCTCGGGGCACCTGAACAAAATCGAGGATGCGTTCTATGCGGCGGACAGAGATCAGGACGCGCTGCTTTCGCAGGAGGAATTCGAGAGCCCCAGTCATGACATCGCTGCCTATGCCAGCGGCCGTCCGGTCAAAAAGGCACGGGGGGGGCGGTTTCCCGCGGGTGCTGCCCCTGCGGGCGGCCCTGCGGCGGTTGGATCGGGGGCCACCAACTGGAAGTTCTACGGTCTGGTGGGCGCCAACATTCTGATTCTCCTTGTCTTCGCGTGGGTCGTACTGAAGCCATGGGGCGCCTGA
- a CDS encoding DUF664 domain-containing protein has translation MTIQEHLAQHLRQVHFGGNWTGVDLKSKLEDLPWQQATSRDRSSHSIATLVFHINYYVSAVAKVFEGGPLDAHDRDSFNSPPIRSREAWNALLENTWAEAELLAGLIEQMPENQLWETFVSETYGTYYRNIAGLVEHCHYHLGQIALIRNQIENTRSADD, from the coding sequence ATGACCATTCAGGAGCATCTGGCGCAGCATCTCAGACAGGTGCACTTCGGTGGCAACTGGACTGGCGTCGATCTCAAGAGCAAGCTGGAGGACCTGCCGTGGCAACAGGCGACGTCCAGGGACCGGTCGAGTCATTCCATTGCCACGCTTGTCTTCCACATCAACTACTACGTCAGTGCCGTCGCCAAGGTCTTCGAGGGAGGCCCCCTCGATGCTCATGACAGGGACAGTTTCAACAGTCCGCCAATCCGGTCACGGGAAGCATGGAATGCATTGCTGGAGAATACCTGGGCAGAAGCGGAGCTTCTGGCTGGTTTGATTGAGCAGATGCCCGAAAACCAGCTCTGGGAGACGTTCGTGAGTGAAACGTATGGCACCTACTACAGAAACATCGCGGGTCTGGTCGAACACTGTCATTACCACCTCGGGCAGATCGCGTTGATCCGGAACCAGATTGAGAACACGCGATCAGCGGATGATTGA
- a CDS encoding DUF1549 domain-containing protein — protein sequence MMRILPAAIALLCIVGVAVDASLAADLPVGQIDRFIEQKWQQADVQPAEPISDSRFVRRLYLDLVGRIPTPQERETFLADQRPDKREHLVDLLLGSEDHVVHFADLFDTLLMGRGSDRDYCNRREHQWRSWLEQAFRENRPWDEVVQEILLARPASPDERGTVWFLYERENDHQKIAEAVAPAFFGIRIECAQCHDHMLAGEIEQRHYWGLVAFFNRSENAKTENGPRVKESAIGGFSEFAKLSGESTPNLLTFFGADVVDEPRPDADQKQEDLPELYVEAALKGEPQVPKFSRREQFVSHVANGHPLIARAFVNRMWAILLGRGIVHPFDEMDSTHEPSHPELLDWLAQDFRDSGHDIRRLIRMIVLSRHYALDSRRPEGIDDPALFAWSLERPLTAEQLARSMQVALHGSFRNDHPLFRQLRETLPDVLPETVGTGVDAALFLSNNPAVNTFIAESDEPSHLIPRIQQLDTPAEQVTALIVTLFGRPPADDEIERIAGFVATAEPGSQARSQRWQHVVWALLTSAEFRFNH from the coding sequence ATGATGCGCATTCTCCCCGCGGCCATTGCACTCCTCTGTATCGTCGGCGTCGCTGTCGACGCGTCGTTGGCTGCCGATCTTCCGGTCGGGCAGATCGATCGCTTCATCGAACAGAAGTGGCAGCAGGCGGATGTCCAACCGGCCGAACCGATCTCGGACAGTCGCTTTGTCCGCCGCCTGTACCTCGATCTCGTCGGACGGATTCCGACTCCGCAGGAACGCGAAACGTTTCTGGCCGATCAGCGTCCCGACAAGCGTGAGCATCTCGTCGATCTGCTGCTCGGCAGCGAAGACCATGTGGTTCACTTTGCGGATCTGTTCGACACGCTACTGATGGGCCGCGGCAGCGATCGGGACTACTGCAACCGGCGCGAGCACCAGTGGCGAAGCTGGCTCGAACAGGCCTTCCGCGAGAACCGCCCATGGGATGAAGTCGTTCAGGAGATTCTGCTCGCGCGGCCGGCTTCTCCTGACGAACGTGGCACGGTCTGGTTCCTCTACGAACGGGAGAACGACCACCAGAAGATCGCTGAGGCGGTTGCGCCGGCATTTTTCGGCATCCGGATCGAATGTGCCCAGTGTCACGACCACATGCTCGCGGGCGAGATCGAGCAGCGGCACTACTGGGGCCTGGTCGCCTTCTTTAACCGCAGCGAAAACGCGAAGACCGAAAACGGTCCGCGGGTGAAGGAGTCCGCGATCGGCGGCTTCTCCGAATTTGCCAAACTGTCCGGCGAAAGCACCCCAAATCTGCTGACCTTCTTCGGTGCCGATGTTGTCGACGAACCGCGTCCCGACGCCGATCAGAAGCAGGAAGACCTCCCCGAGCTGTACGTCGAAGCAGCTCTGAAAGGCGAACCGCAGGTTCCGAAGTTCTCGCGGCGCGAGCAGTTCGTCAGCCACGTGGCGAACGGTCATCCGCTCATTGCCCGGGCTTTCGTGAACCGGATGTGGGCCATCCTGCTCGGCCGGGGCATTGTGCATCCGTTCGACGAGATGGACAGCACGCACGAGCCGTCGCATCCGGAGCTGCTCGACTGGCTCGCGCAGGACTTCCGTGATTCCGGGCACGACATCCGGCGGCTGATCCGGATGATCGTGCTCAGCCGGCATTACGCCCTGGACTCCCGCCGTCCCGAAGGAATCGATGACCCCGCGTTATTCGCCTGGTCGCTGGAGCGTCCGCTGACCGCCGAACAGCTTGCCCGCTCGATGCAGGTGGCTCTCCACGGCTCGTTCCGGAACGATCATCCGCTATTCCGTCAGCTGCGGGAAACGCTACCCGATGTGCTACCCGAGACCGTCGGAACCGGTGTCGACGCGGCCCTGTTCCTGTCGAACAACCCTGCTGTCAACACGTTCATCGCCGAAAGCGACGAGCCGTCCCACCTGATCCCGCGGATTCAGCAACTGGATACGCCGGCCGAACAGGTGACGGCCCTCATCGTAACCCTCTTCGGCCGTCCGCCTGCGGACGACGAGATCGAGCGGATTGCCGGCTTTGTCGCGACGGCCGAGCCCGGCTCGCAGGCACGTTCGCAGCGGTGGCAGCATGTCGTCTGGGCGCTGCTGACCAGTGCCGAGTTCCGCTTCAACCACTGA
- a CDS encoding SUMF1/EgtB/PvdO family nonheme iron enzyme, whose product MQCFPPTGQSAVFAERTRHRRRGITRAEELVSIGVIAVLAAVAVPAVLKVRSLARSHACQDNLRVLVMSLHTYHDAQGVLPPAAHWSVANTASPALRESKRVDQFTHQNWAQLLLPHLGRDDLVEKFDASVPIGARKNQEGRTSAFATMTCPEDTFNRVDNMHAFRLSEYEEPRRYARGNYAINGGTQHSSGARPNTKSSLGEVTRVVVENDPPAFRMWGNGVAGINRSFSLDDFTNGQSTLVALEELRAGVHPLDPRGVWALGQIGGSITWAHGVQGDASQPNIRFFRSDDVQGCGDVHQAVGSVELEQLGMPCCHYVDWNGQAAARSMHSGGVHVAFVDGSIRFISERIDPGLWHVMHSRETPVSILSENFDEMLTVENFPDAGPASPEAAAPDGPDAFENSIGMSFVRLPAGTFIMGMPDLGNSVDPPPECPPHEVHISRPFYLATTEVTRAQFEAVMERENDEEAAEIEQSFPVVDVTWNDAQEFCRRLSELEEEKQAGRSYRLPTEAEWEYACRSGSSEPYEWHSERRPDDNSGEAAGITPPLPITPVGSYPANPFGLHDMRGNAWEWCSDWFDRDYYTRSISTDPQGPTHGYLKVVRGGDWRFVGETCRHDYVMMPPWKSNPVVSFRVVCEVSQGQLAQASSVP is encoded by the coding sequence ATGCAGTGTTTCCCGCCGACGGGTCAGTCCGCAGTGTTTGCAGAGCGAACGCGGCATCGACGCAGAGGCATCACTCGAGCGGAAGAGCTCGTCTCGATCGGCGTGATCGCAGTGCTGGCGGCTGTCGCCGTGCCCGCCGTTCTGAAGGTGCGGTCGCTCGCACGGTCGCACGCCTGTCAGGACAACCTGCGCGTGCTGGTCATGTCGCTGCATACATACCACGACGCGCAGGGTGTTTTGCCGCCCGCGGCTCACTGGAGCGTGGCAAACACTGCCTCGCCGGCGCTGCGTGAATCGAAACGGGTGGACCAGTTCACGCATCAGAACTGGGCACAGCTTCTGCTGCCTCATCTGGGACGCGATGATCTGGTCGAGAAGTTTGACGCGTCGGTGCCAATTGGTGCCAGGAAGAATCAGGAGGGGCGAACGAGTGCGTTTGCGACGATGACGTGCCCGGAGGATACGTTCAACCGGGTCGACAACATGCACGCGTTCCGGCTTTCGGAATACGAGGAGCCCAGGCGATATGCCCGCGGCAACTACGCCATCAACGGAGGAACGCAGCATTCGTCCGGTGCCAGACCGAATACGAAGTCATCGCTGGGGGAGGTGACACGAGTTGTCGTCGAAAACGATCCCCCGGCCTTCCGGATGTGGGGAAACGGCGTTGCGGGAATCAACCGATCGTTCTCGCTGGATGACTTCACGAACGGTCAGTCGACACTGGTCGCGCTGGAGGAACTGAGGGCCGGCGTGCATCCGCTCGATCCGCGGGGTGTGTGGGCGCTCGGCCAGATCGGCGGCAGCATCACGTGGGCTCACGGAGTGCAGGGAGACGCGTCGCAGCCGAACATCCGGTTCTTCCGCTCCGACGATGTGCAGGGGTGCGGCGACGTTCATCAGGCGGTCGGCTCCGTCGAGCTGGAGCAGCTCGGCATGCCCTGCTGCCACTATGTCGACTGGAACGGTCAGGCCGCGGCACGAAGCATGCATTCCGGGGGTGTGCATGTCGCGTTTGTCGACGGCTCCATTCGCTTCATCAGTGAGCGGATCGATCCGGGGCTGTGGCACGTCATGCACTCCCGCGAGACGCCGGTGTCGATCCTGTCGGAGAACTTCGACGAGATGCTGACCGTCGAGAACTTTCCGGATGCGGGCCCCGCCTCACCGGAAGCGGCTGCCCCGGACGGTCCCGACGCATTCGAAAACTCGATCGGCATGAGCTTTGTCAGGCTGCCCGCCGGGACGTTCATAATGGGGATGCCGGACCTTGGGAACAGCGTCGATCCTCCACCGGAGTGCCCCCCACATGAAGTCCACATCAGCCGACCGTTCTACCTGGCGACGACCGAGGTGACGCGCGCTCAGTTCGAAGCGGTGATGGAGCGGGAGAACGACGAAGAGGCCGCGGAAATCGAGCAGAGCTTTCCAGTCGTCGACGTCACATGGAATGACGCGCAGGAGTTCTGCCGGCGGCTGTCGGAACTGGAGGAGGAGAAACAGGCCGGCCGCTCGTACCGGCTGCCGACCGAGGCAGAATGGGAATACGCATGCCGTTCCGGCAGCAGCGAGCCGTACGAGTGGCATTCCGAGCGTCGGCCCGACGACAACTCGGGTGAGGCGGCCGGGATCACACCGCCGCTGCCGATCACACCGGTCGGGTCGTATCCGGCCAATCCGTTCGGTCTGCACGACATGCGGGGGAACGCCTGGGAATGGTGCTCGGACTGGTTCGATCGCGACTACTATACGCGGTCGATCAGTACCGACCCGCAGGGGCCGACGCACGGTTATCTGAAGGTCGTGCGCGGCGGCGACTGGCGTTTCGTGGGGGAGACCTGCCGGCACGACTACGTGATGATGCCTCCCTGGAAATCGAACCCGGTCGTCAGCTTTCGTGTGGTCTGCGAGGTGTCACAAGGTCAGCTTGCGCAGGCGTCATCGGTCCCCTGA
- a CDS encoding WD40 repeat domain-containing protein, with the protein MKQLTLNRSIHFKVPTGILGAAVTPDGGTLAAACMDGVYLADFEAQSAERIGTHASYASSAAFLTSQNAVVSAGYDGAIQWFDLETREQRRQVGLHKFWSWDMSVSPDEQMIASVTGQYLAGGYKYEPQAETEPSVRIIAADSGEVLHSLEHVPSVQAVAFSSTGEYVAAGNLMGEVRVWNTRTGELAARWTTPDFTSWGIIKSHCYLGGIFALRFTPDDRQLLLAGMGPMRDPMAGNGRQLWQKWAWQQDEPAKVDETHEGESGEGLMETLAIHPGGEFFAMGGRLRGGDWNVALFNLTTGERRAILKTGYRVTEALFTSDGTRMILVGTQGQPRKPEDGVFPDFGRIEVYELG; encoded by the coding sequence ATGAAACAGCTCACTCTGAATCGTTCGATCCACTTCAAGGTTCCCACCGGGATCCTCGGTGCGGCGGTGACTCCCGATGGCGGAACGCTGGCTGCCGCCTGCATGGATGGCGTCTACCTTGCTGATTTCGAGGCACAGTCCGCCGAGCGAATCGGCACCCACGCCAGCTACGCCAGTTCGGCCGCGTTTCTGACATCGCAGAATGCCGTCGTCTCGGCCGGCTATGACGGTGCGATCCAGTGGTTCGATCTGGAGACCCGCGAGCAGCGGCGACAGGTGGGCCTGCACAAGTTCTGGTCCTGGGATATGTCCGTCTCGCCCGACGAGCAGATGATCGCCTCCGTCACCGGGCAGTACCTCGCAGGCGGTTACAAATACGAACCACAAGCCGAAACCGAACCCTCAGTCCGCATCATCGCCGCCGACTCGGGGGAGGTGCTGCACAGTCTCGAACACGTCCCGTCTGTCCAGGCGGTCGCCTTCAGCTCGACCGGCGAATACGTCGCGGCCGGCAACCTGATGGGGGAAGTTCGCGTCTGGAACACCCGCACCGGCGAACTGGCCGCCCGCTGGACGACGCCCGACTTTACAAGCTGGGGCATCATCAAGAGCCACTGCTACCTCGGCGGCATCTTTGCCCTCCGGTTCACACCCGACGATCGCCAGCTGCTGCTCGCCGGTATGGGGCCGATGCGCGATCCGATGGCCGGCAACGGACGTCAGTTGTGGCAGAAATGGGCCTGGCAGCAGGATGAACCCGCGAAAGTCGATGAGACGCACGAAGGCGAATCGGGTGAAGGACTGATGGAGACTCTAGCAATTCACCCCGGCGGCGAGTTCTTCGCGATGGGAGGTCGCCTGCGGGGAGGCGACTGGAATGTGGCCCTGTTCAATCTGACGACCGGCGAGCGAAGAGCGATCCTCAAGACCGGCTATCGCGTCACCGAAGCTCTGTTTACCAGCGACGGCACACGAATGATTCTTGTCGGCACACAGGGACAGCCCCGCAAGCCCGAGGACGGCGTCTTCCCCGACTTCGGCCGCATCGAGGTGTACGAACTGGGCTGA